CTTATTATAGAATTAATGCATAACTTCCATATCAGTCATCTACGAAACAATATTGGTCAAACATTATCTGGAGGAGAACGAAAACGCGTAGAAATTGCGCGAGCATTAGCTGCTAATCCTAAATTTATATTACTTGATGAACCTTTTTCTGGGGTTGATCCAATCGCAATAACAGATATACAAAAGACCATTAAACAACTTCAATCCCAAAGACTTGGAGTGTTAATAACCGATCATAATGTAAGAGAAACGTTACGTATATGTGAACGAGCGTATATCATTAATCAAGGAAAATTAATTGCTCATGGTTCTCCCAATGAGATATTGAATAATAAAAATGTACAACAAGTATATTTAGGAAATATGATTAAATTGTAATCATGCTATAAACCATGATTGATATATACAAATTAAAACATTAACCATTTCTAATAATTGCACATACCAATATTTATCAAAATTAGTCCATACTAACGGAATAAATAATTTAAATCAAAATAAATGTTAGTTTATGAAAATAATCTAATTATAAAACTACACATGTTTTATATAGTATCTGTATAAAACATAAAATTTCATTAAATAATGAGAATTATTTTAAAAAACCTTCTGATACAACAGATAGTAATTATAGACGTCATGGTTTAATATGCTTATTTATAGGGATATTGTATAATATGCCTATAACCCCTTTTGTAAACGTAAGTAATGTATATTTGAGATGACACATACTTTATTGCTAAAAACACAAAACATTTATCTTACTATTTCAAATTACTTTATTTTCGTTCAGAAATCATTAATTTTTTAACTACTATTCTATATCCTCTTTTAAAAAAACTTTATTTTTAATTTCCTTATTTTTATTATATCAGCTTAATTAAAACATACTATTGTTATTGGTATAATTACAAATGTTATAAACACATCAATTTTAGTTGATATATACTATTAATCTTACACTATCATATTTTCATTTGCTAAAAACAAAAAGAATAACAATAATTATTAAAATCATTATTTATTAGTTTTACTTGCAATCAAAAATATCTAATTTAAATAAAATTATATGTCTAATTTTATTAGTAATACTAAAATCATCACCAAAAATTTTTAAATATTATTTAAAAACTTAATATTTCTATACACAAGTAGATACAGACAAAATTACTAAATATAATTTTATATAAAAAATTAAAATTACTTATATATAAATGTGCAATCATTACATATTCATGTTTGATAAAAAATTATATTTTTACATAAACACACTTAATTATTCCTAATATAATAAATAATTAATTAAATAAATAATCCAAAAATTTTATTTTTTATGGTACATATAAAACAAAATACCTTTATTTCTTCCAAAAAATACCGAAATTAAAAATACTATACTACCACATAGCACTATAGCAGGACCTGCTGGAAAAACCATATAAAATGCTCCAAGCAATCCTATCCATGAACACAACACAGCGATTAATACTGATAACAAGAGCATATTTATTAAACTCTTAACCCAATACCGAGCTGATAACCCAGGTAACATCATTAACCCAACAGACATTAAAGTACCAGTTACTTGAAAACTTGCTATTAAATTTAACATAACTATTGATAAAAAAACTATTTGAATAAATTTAGATGCCTTAATGCCATTTTCTCTCAAAAAATCTGGATCAAACGTTTCAATAATCAAAGCCCTATAAAGTAATGCAACAGTAAGTAGAGTTATTGTTCCAATTACTCCAATACATTTTAAATTCAATAGATTCACAGATAAAACAGATCCAAACAATAAATCTAATAAATCCATATTAGGACCATGCAATGACATTAATATCACTCCAAGCGCTAAAGATCCAAGATAAAATCCAGAAAAACTAGCATCTTTTTGCAACAATGTTTTTTCACTAATCCAATTAGACAATATCGCAACAACTAAACCAGAAACAAATCCTCCTATACTCATTATAACAAATGACATACCCGAAAAAAAATATGCTATAGCCACTCCTGGTAATATAGAATGAGACAATACATCTCCCACTAGACTCATACGTTTTAACATTAAGAAATTACCAATTGGCGTCATACTAATAGATAATACACAACAAGCAACTATAGCTCTACGCATATAACCGCAGTTAATAAAAGGATCAAACAACATATAAATAGTCATATTTTTTACCAAAATAAATATAATATATATTAATAATTTCACATATAAAATAATATGACATCACACAAAATTAAACTATCATATTTGTGCAGAAGGATTCCAAATACTACAAGAATGAGTTAGTGATAATATATTAGGAAAATATTCAGTGACTAATTCGTCATTATGCAACGCAGCAATCACAGTACAACCTTGCCTACAAAGCAGATTTACAGAACGTATCATTATTTTACAAGTATTTGTATCAACACCTTGAAACGGTTCATCAAGTAAAATTAATGATGCCTGTTGCGTTAATATTCTAGCAAATAACATACGTTGAACCTGTCCACCTGATAAGTTCTCTATATATTGATTTAATAAATCCAATAA
This genomic interval from Candidatus Blochmannia sp. SNP contains the following:
- the lptB gene encoding LPS export ABC transporter ATP-binding protein, which encodes MTTLTIRNLSKIYKGRHVVNDISLYLSSGEIVGLLGPNGSGKTTTFYMILGIVQHNSGNILLGEKDISLYPIYLRARLGIGYLPQESSIFRRLTVFDNLMAILQTQRNLNTTKRNKLIIELMHNFHISHLRNNIGQTLSGGERKRVEIARALAANPKFILLDEPFSGVDPIAITDIQKTIKQLQSQRLGVLITDHNVRETLRICERAYIINQGKLIAHGSPNEILNNKNVQQVYLGNMIKL
- a CDS encoding metal ABC transporter permease, which codes for MTIYMLFDPFINCGYMRRAIVACCVLSISMTPIGNFLMLKRMSLVGDVLSHSILPGVAIAYFFSGMSFVIMSIGGFVSGLVVAILSNWISEKTLLQKDASFSGFYLGSLALGVILMSLHGPNMDLLDLLFGSVLSVNLLNLKCIGVIGTITLLTVALLYRALIIETFDPDFLRENGIKASKFIQIVFLSIVMLNLIASFQVTGTLMSVGLMMLPGLSARYWVKSLINMLLLSVLIAVLCSWIGLLGAFYMVFPAGPAIVLCGSIVFLISVFFGRNKGILFYMYHKK